The Myxococcus virescens DNA segment AGCCCACGCTCATCTCGAAGCAGGTTCCGGCCATTCCCGTGCCGGAACGCCCCGCTCAGCACCATACGGCCGTGAGTGTTCCCGTGCCCATCCCGGGCGCCGCCGAGGCCCATGCCGCCGCGGCGCAGTTGTCCGCCCCGTCCATGCCCGTCTCACCGCCCCCCGCGGCAAAGGGGCGCGGTGCATTCATCGGCGCCACCGCGGCGGTCCTGCTGGCCTCCAGCGTGGGACTCGTCTGGTGGATGAAGGGTGGCACCTCCGGCACGGGCTCGCCCACGACGCCCGTGGCGGACGCCCGCGCGCCCCAGGACGCGCGGCAAGCCAACGGTGCTCAGCAGGCCAACGGCACGCAGCAGCCCAACGATGCGCAGCAGCCCAACGATGCGCAGCAGCCCAACGATGCGCAGCAGCCCAACGATGCGCAGCAGCCCAACGGCCAGCAGGCAGACGGCACGCAGCAGGCAGACGGCACGCAGCAGGCAGACGGCACTGAACAGGCAAACGGCACGCAGACTCCGCCGGACACAGAGAACGCGCAGCAGGTGGTGGTGGCCACTGTCACCCCGCCCGACAAGCCGACCTCTCGCCCGGTGACGCGTCCCGAGCCCAAGGAAGAACTTCCCGAGCAGGTCCGCAAGCTGCTGAAGGAAGGAGAAAGCGCGTTGGCCTCGGGTGACGCCAGCCGCGCCATCGCGCTGGCACGCAGCAGCCAGCGCACGAAGCGCTCCATGGCGGCGTATTCGCTGCTCACCCGCGCCTACTGCCAGCAGAAGGACCTGGGCGGTGCGGTCAGCGAGTGGCCCAAGGTCGCGTCAGCGGAGCGTGCCAAGGTCAAGAAGTTCTGCCAGAAGCACGACATCGAGCTCTGAAACAGCGGGCCATCCGGGTTGGGGGGCCCTCATGCAACACGAGGTGATTCGCTTGAGAAACATGGTCGCAGTGATTGTCACGGCAGTCGCGCTGGGGGCGTCGCAGGCCCTGGCCGCCGCGCCGGTGGAAGCTGGCAAGGTGTACTCCGGTACAGAGGGCGAAGAGGTGGCCGTGGTGCCGCTCACGCCCCGTTCCGACAAGAAGTTCATCCTGCGCGTGAAGGGCACGGGCTCGGAGTTCGACGGCCTGGTGTTCCCCTACGAGCAGAACGACTGGAGCACCCGCAGCACTGAGCAGTTCAACTACAGCACCCAGTGGCACGGCCGGAAGTACACGGCCCTGCACGTACGCGACACGAAGTACGAGCTCTACGTGCCCGGCCGCCAGCGCCCCATCCGCCTGGCCTATGACGAGAAGAAGACCGCCGCGCTGAAGCCGGAGGAGGTCTACGCGCAGCACCAGAAGCAGATGAAGGACGGCACCCTGGCGAAGCTGATGGCCTTCGACCGCAAGGGAGAGGAGTCCGGCCACAACAAGGAACTCGCCGCCACCCTCCAGGAGATGAACAACGCGTGTGGCACGTCCGTGGCCGCCCGCATCGACTGGAGCAGCATCAACGAGGACCAGCTCAAGGAGCTGAGCATCTCCAGCTTCTGTGGCACCCCGCTGACCAGCCTCAAGGAGCTGTGTACCGCGTCCGCCATCGCGAAGCAGACCATCCAGGAGAAGGTGAAGCAGGTCAGCTGCCGCTTCGGCTCCGCGCTGGAGCCCAAGATTGAGGCGGACCGCGTCATCTGGACGACCTCCCGCGATGCCCCCAATCAGGACAAGTTCGCCACCAAGTACTTCAAGCAGAACCTGTAGTCGGAGCCTTCACGATGCGATTCCAGCGTTTCGCCCTCGCGGCGATGTCTTTCGCGTGTACCGCCGCCATGGCGGCCGAGCCCATCCAGCCCCCCTGGGGCAAGGAGTCCAACCTCGGCGAGAAGATGATGTTGGAGGCCACGTCGGTGTGCACCGACGGCAAGGGCCACTTCGTGGCACTCACGCCCGATGACGAGGACACCAACGCCGTCCTCTACTACGGCGATGAGAAGCAGCTCGTCCAGGTGCCCCGCCCCGGCCCCTACACGTCGGCCACCTCCTTCCTGGACCCGCGCTTCTTCAACAAGGGCGCGAACCCCAACTTCCGCGGCATCGACTGGCGGGTGATGTCGAGCGTGGAGATTGACCGCAAGGAGCGCACCTGCTCCCTGACCTGCGGTGAGAAGAAGATTCCCCTCACCATGCTGGACGGTGAGCCGGCCGCGGAGCTGCTGCGCAAGGCCACCTTCCAGCCCAACCCGCAGAAGTTCGTGCCCTACGCGCTGCTGCGTGACACCAAGGGCGCCTACTACTTCGTGGACCGTGGCTTCCACGAGGCGGAGAAGAAGAACTACCGCGTCTTCATCGGGCCGCGCGGCAACCTGAAGGCCCAGAAGATGACCAACGTCATCTCCGACTCCGAAGGCGAAATCTTCTCCACCAAGCGCGGTGACCTCCGCCTGCTGCTCGACAAGGCGAAGCCCGCCATGTGGATTGAAAACACCAAGCGCCGCCTGGAGCTGCGCCAGGTGCCCGTGGAGGAGAACCTGCCGCTCATCTACAACGAGCTCGGTGTGTACGAAGGTGCCCGCCTGGGCACACCCTGCGACGACCAGTAGCCGTCCGTCAGCACGAGGGCCGGGAGCCGGCGTCCCACGGACGTCTTCCCGGCCCTTCGTGTCTTTGGCGTCAGCGGCTCCCGCGGCGCGCCGTCGCTCGAGCCCGCCACTGCGACGCAGCGGGCCAGAGACCGGCCAGACAACGCACCGCGTCTAGCGCATCACACGCGCACGACACGGAGGACGCTCGCCTGGAGTGCGACCCGCCCGCGCTCGTTGGACTTCCAATGACGTTCATCCGTCCACGCGGTGACATGCGCTTCGGCGGAGGGACACTGGGACGGAACTGGAAACGTGGCATGTTGCGCTCGCCATGGCCGTCAGCGTCTTCGACCTCTTCAAGATTGGAATTGGACCCTCCAGCTCGCACACCGTCGGGCCCATGCGAGCGGCGCGCATGTTCGCCCGGAAGCTGGCGGACACGGGCGTGCTGGAGCGGCTCACCCGGCTCAAGGTGGAGCTGTTCGGCTCACTGGGCGCGACGGGCAAGGGCCACGGCAGCGACAAGGCCGTGGTACTGGGCCTGATGGGCGAGACACCGGAGGCCGTGGACGTGGAGGCCGTGCCCGCCATCATTTCCCGCTGGCGCGCGGAAGGCCGCGTGGCGTTGCTCGGTCAGCGCGAGGTGACGTTCCGAGACGGCGAGCACCTGGTCATGCACCGCCGCCGCTCGCTGCCCTTCCATCCCAACGGCATGCGCTTCACCGCCTCCGGCGCGGACGGCGCGGAGCTGGCGTCGGCCGCCTACTACTCCGTGGGTGGCGGCTTTATCGTCGACGAGTCCGCCGCCGCGGCGGGCAAGGACCCGCTGAGCAAGGACACCACGCCGCTGCCCTTCCCCTTCCAGTCCGCCGCGGAGCTGCTGGCCCACTGCGAGCGCGAGCGCATGAGCTTCAGCTCGCTCATGCTCGCCAACGAGAAGACCTGGCGCGACGAGGCGGAGATTCGCGCCGGGCTGCTGCGCGTCTGGGACGTGATGCAGGCCTGCGTGCGCCGCGGCTGCACCAGCGGCGGCATCCTCCCCGGCGGCCTCAAGGTGGAGCGCCGCGCCGCGGGCATGTACCAGAAGCTCATCAGCCGTCCCGAGGCCGGCCTCACCAACCCGCTCACCGTGCTGGACTGGGTGAACCTCTACGCCCTGGCCGTCAACGAGGAGAACGCGGCGGGAGGCCGCGTCGTCACCGCGCCCACCAACGGCGCCGCGGGCATCATCCCCGCCGTCCTGCACTACTACTGGCGCTTCGTGCCCGGCGCGAACGAAGACGGCGTGGTGCG contains these protein-coding regions:
- a CDS encoding L-serine ammonia-lyase — its product is MAVSVFDLFKIGIGPSSSHTVGPMRAARMFARKLADTGVLERLTRLKVELFGSLGATGKGHGSDKAVVLGLMGETPEAVDVEAVPAIISRWRAEGRVALLGQREVTFRDGEHLVMHRRRSLPFHPNGMRFTASGADGAELASAAYYSVGGGFIVDESAAAAGKDPLSKDTTPLPFPFQSAAELLAHCERERMSFSSLMLANEKTWRDEAEIRAGLLRVWDVMQACVRRGCTSGGILPGGLKVERRAAGMYQKLISRPEAGLTNPLTVLDWVNLYALAVNEENAAGGRVVTAPTNGAAGIIPAVLHYYWRFVPGANEDGVVRFLLTAGAIGVLYKENASISGAEVGCQGEVGSACSMAAGALTEVMGGTPLQVENAAEIAMEHNLGLTCDPIGGLVQVPCIERNAMASVKAINATRMALHGDGRHFVSLDKVIRTMRDTGRDMKDKYKETARGGLAANVLEVANLSVGLPEC